The Anabaena sp. WA102 genome contains a region encoding:
- a CDS encoding DNA/RNA non-specific endonuclease yields MIKFIKVLKVRFLISFAIGLLICSPAQAQTLELEPELLARNIPSVHLLLGNPSQATTNINNPDNDLMIKPQYVLSYNRSNGTPNWVSWQLNKSWFGDAPRQDNFRPDNTLPEGWERIKPTAYNGSGYDRGHITPSADRTRSIEDNTATFLMSNMMPQTPDNNRNTWGNLEDYSRELVSQGKELYIIAGPVGSKGKLKNLVTIPQSTWKIVVVLDPDAGLKGITANTRVIAVNIPNDEQLDNNWKVFRTSVDTLEKLTGYDFLSNVSPNIQRVIESKVDDL; encoded by the coding sequence ATGATCAAGTTTATAAAAGTCCTAAAAGTCCGATTTTTAATTAGTTTTGCAATTGGGCTACTGATTTGTTCACCGGCACAAGCACAAACTTTAGAATTAGAACCAGAATTACTTGCTAGAAATATACCATCGGTTCATTTACTGTTGGGTAATCCCAGTCAAGCCACAACCAACATCAATAACCCTGATAATGACTTGATGATAAAACCCCAGTATGTACTGTCTTACAATCGCAGTAATGGTACTCCTAATTGGGTAAGTTGGCAGTTAAATAAATCATGGTTTGGGGATGCCCCACGTCAAGATAACTTTAGACCAGATAACACATTACCTGAAGGTTGGGAACGCATCAAACCCACTGCTTATAATGGTTCAGGGTATGATAGAGGTCACATTACCCCATCGGCTGATAGAACCCGTAGCATTGAAGATAATACAGCAACCTTCTTAATGAGTAATATGATGCCCCAAACACCCGATAATAATAGGAATACTTGGGGGAATCTGGAGGATTATTCTAGGGAATTAGTATCACAAGGTAAGGAACTTTATATTATTGCTGGTCCGGTTGGCAGTAAAGGTAAATTGAAAAACCTAGTCACAATTCCCCAATCCACTTGGAAAATTGTTGTAGTCCTAGATCCTGATGCTGGACTCAAGGGTATTACTGCTAATACCCGTGTTATTGCTGTCAATATCCCCAATGATGAACAACTTGATAATAATTGGAAGGTCTTTAGAACCAGTGTGGATACCCTAGAAAAACTAACAGGGTATGATTTTCTCTCTAATGTTTCTCCCAATATTCAACGGGTGATTGAAAGCAAAGTTGATGATCTTTAG